A genomic window from Vitis riparia cultivar Riparia Gloire de Montpellier isolate 1030 chromosome 16, EGFV_Vit.rip_1.0, whole genome shotgun sequence includes:
- the LOC117933612 gene encoding rust resistance kinase Lr10-like, giving the protein MFIFTSIIFLMLNSIYVVFLLTGYTLHVDYFIENFGYLWDGDIIAGVILIFQLMVMIIIGRAVIGILCLFAYLIYKFRRRHLSLDDDIEEFLHNYQNLRPIKYTYSDIKKMTYNFKHKLGQGGFGSVYKGKLRSGRIVAVKMLVMSKANGQDFINEVATIGRIHHVNVVRLVGFCIQRSKWALIYDYMPNGSLDKFVFLDQSNNIPLSWERLYKIALGVGRGIEYLHQGCDMQILHFDIKPHNILLDEDFTPKVSDFGLAKLYSTDESIVSVTAARGTLGYIAPELFYKNIGGVSFKADVYSFGMLLLEMVGKRKNVNAFAEHSSQIYFPSWIYDRYDQGEDMEMGDATKDEKKYVRKMVIVALWCVQMKPVDRPSMSKTLEMLEGEIELLKMPPKPTLWSIENHEQSMVKVPISSSNSMGTISLNGR; this is encoded by the exons ATGTTCATTTTTACTTCTATTATCTTTCTCatgttaaattcaatttatgttGTTTTTCTGTTAACAGGATATACATTACACGTGGACTACTTTATCGAAA ACTTCGGATATCTTTGGGATGGAGACATAATTG CTGGGGTAATCTTGATATTTCAACTCATGG TCATGATCATCATCGGACGAGCTGTGATTGGTATTTTGTGCCTCTTTGCCTATTTAATTTACAAGTTTCGACGGAGACACTTATCATTAGATGATGATATTGAAGAATTCCTACATAACTACCAAAATCTTCGACCAATCAAATACACATATTCAGACATAAAGAAGATGACTTATAATTTTAAGCATAAATTGGGTCAAGGAGGTTTTGGCTCTGTGTACAAAGGAAAACTCCGAAGTGGCCGCATTGTAGCTGTAAAAATGTTGGTTATGTCAAAGGCTAATGGGCAAGATTTTATCAATGAAGTTGCTACAATTGGAAGAATTCATCATGTTAATGTGGTGAGACTTGTTGGATTTTGCATACAGAGATCAAAATGGGCCCTTATATATGACTACATGCCCAATGGATCTCTTGATaagtttgtttttcttgatcAAAGCAACAACATTCCTTTGAGTTGGGAAAGATTATACAAGATTGCACTTGGAGTAGGACGTGGGATCGAATACTTACATCAAGGGTGTGATatgcaaattcttcattttgatatcaagCCACACAACATTCTTCTCGATGAAGACTTCACACCAAAAGTTTCAGATTTCGGTCTTGCAAAATTATACTCAACAGATGAAAGTATTGTATCAGTCACTGCTGCTAGAGGAACCTTGGGCTACATTGCTCCTGAATTGTTCTACAAAAACATTGGAGGTGTATCATTTAAGGctgatgtttatagttttggaatgttgttaTTGGAAATGGTGGGAAAAAGGAAGAATGTGAATGCATTTGCAGAGCATTCAAGTCAAATATATTTCCCATCATGGATTTATGACAGATATGATCAAGGAGAGGACATGGAAATGGGAGATGCCACGAAGGATGAAAAAAAGTATGTAAGGAAAATGGTGATAGTTgcgctatggtgtgtacaaatGAAGCCTGTGGATCGTCCTTCAATGAGCAAAACATTGGAGATGCTTGAAGGAGAGATTGAACTATTGAAAATGCCTCCTAAGCCAACTCTATGGTCTATCGAGAATCATGAGCAATCCATGGTAAAGGTACCAatttcatcatccaattccATGGGTACAATCAGCTTAAATGGAAGGTAG
- the LOC117933616 gene encoding LEAF RUST 10 DISEASE-RESISTANCE LOCUS RECEPTOR-LIKE PROTEIN KINASE-like 1.2 — protein MFREVKFVALALFHTFLLAICAANGNQTCRPSSCGEIQNISNPFRLKGDPSGCGDPDYELVCENNRTMVNVREGEKYYVADINYDHYTIRVVDPGVEKGNCLSTPLYFLTREISINDYGTYYLEWKGMTSTAVLMNCDQPISDGSYIPITPCNATSSSSQAYVYALVGGESMEVGDIKYSCTISRTIITQFLKPGNLSMSDLQEVLLLGLDLSFF, from the coding sequence ATGTTTAGAGAAGTAAAATTTGTGGCGTTAGCCCTCTTCCACACTTTCTTGCTTGCAATTTGTGCTGCTAATGGAAACCAGACTTGCAGACCCTCTTCTTGTGGAGAGATTCAAAACATCAGCAACCCTTTCCGATTGAAAGGTGATCCATCTGGGTGTGGTGATCCTGACTATGAATTGGTCTGCGAAAACAATCGTACTATGGTAAACGTCCGGGAGGGTGAGAAATACTATGTTGCTGATATCAACTACGATCACTATACCATTCGGGTAGTGGATCCTGGGGTCGAAAAGGGCAACTGTCTCTCAACTCCTCTCTATTTCTTGACAAGAGAAATCTCCATTAATGATTACGGTACATATTATTTGGAGTGGAAGGGAATGACCAGTACAGCAGTTTTAATGAATTGCGACCAGCCAATAAGTGACGGCAGCTACATTCCTATCACTCCTTGCAATGCGACTTCATCTTCCTCACAAGCATATGTTTATGCACTAGTCGGAGGCGAGTCCATGGAAGTGGGAGATATTAAGTATTCATGCACCATCAGCAGGACTATTATTACTCAATTCTTGAAGCCCGGCAATCTTTCAATGTCAGATTTGCAAGAAGTGCTGCTTCTGGGGCTtgatctttcatttttttga
- the LOC117933608 gene encoding rust resistance kinase Lr10-like — MDRYLCLFLFLFVTLFVEMRGGRDECMASNRCGHQGPLIRFPFRLKHQPHHCGYPGFELSCTENNKTMLDLPVSVKLLVKKIAYKSREIIVQDPDHCLARQLRNLNLAASPFQFKFERDFTLFNCSSDKTETYGFDQSIPCLSIPGNPVYAVYSSRSVQDTDLSSCRRLYKASAPGNRDYGDFMFDGSAFSLKWSKSICGSCPGGGKICRLKKSNSTEQETECIKVKGVSKKIIVTGAIFGFFLLVLVIVMLYRVYSSDKVERENRVKVKKFLEDYEALKPSRYSYVDVKRITSQFKDKLGQGGYGTVYKGKLSDEVFVAVKILNNSQGNGEEFINEVATMGTIHHVNIVRLVGFCADRFKRALIYEYLPNESLEKFIFSRVVKNYSLSWKKLQEIAIGIAKGIEYLHQGCDQRILHFDIKPHNILLDHNFNPKISDFGLAKLCSKEQSAVSMTIVRGTMGYIAPEVLSRNFGNVSYKSDVYSFGMLLLEMVGGRKNIDVSVESTSQVYFPEWIYNHLDIGEELHIRIEEEGDVEIAKKLAIVGLSCIQWCPVDRPSMKIVVQMLEGEGDKLTMPPNPFASTIPTNLSKPGRVFQQELAIISELEEK; from the exons ATGGATCGATATCTCTGTCTgtttttgttcttgtttgtgaCCTTGTTTGTGGAGATGAGAGGGGGCCGAGATGAGTGCATGGCATCAAATCGTTGTGGCCACCAGGGTCCACTCATCCGGTTCCCTTTCCGTCTAAAACACCAGCCACACCACTGTGGATATCCGGGATTTGAGTTATCTTGCACTGAGAATAATAAGACCATGCTAGACCTGCCAGTTTCGGTAAAGCTCTTGGTGAAGAAAATAGCTTACAAATCCCGGGAAATCATTGTCCAGGACCCGGATCATTGCCTTGCGAGACAGCTTCGAAACCTCAATTTAGCTGCCTCCCCCttccaattcaaatttgaacGGGACTTCACCTTGTTCAATTGTTCCTCAGACAAAACAGAAACATATGGTTTTGATCAGTCCATCCCTTGCCTTTCTATCCCTGGTAACCCAGTTTATGCTGTTTATTCCTCCAGATCTGTCCAAGATACGGATCTATCCTCTTGCCGCAGGCTTTACAAAGCTTCAGCTCCAGGTAATCGAGATTATGGGGATTTTATGTTCGATGGAAGTGCATTTTCTTTGAAGTGGTCGAAATCAATATGTGGAAGCTGCCCAGGAGGAGGAAAAATATGCAGACTGAAGAAGAGTAATAGCACGGAACAAGAAACTGAATGTATTAAAGTTAAAG gtGTATCGAAGAAAATAATTGTGACAG GTGCaatctttggtttttttcttctcGTGTTAGTGATTGTTATGCTTTATCGTGTCTATAGCTCAGATAAAGTAGAAAGAGAGAATAGAGTAAAGGTTAAAAAGTTTCTAGAAGACTATGAAGCTCTCAAGCCCTCAAGATACTCCTATGTTGATGTTAAAAGGATCACAAGTCAATTCAAAGATAAATTAGGCCAAGGAGGATATGGAACTGTGTACAAAGGAAAGCTTTCAGATGAAGTTTTTGTTGCAGTAAAAATCCTTAACAATTCTCAAGGAAATGGGGAAGAGTTCATTAATGAAGTGGCAACAATGGGTACAATCCACCATGTTAATATAGTTCGTTTAGTTGGATTTTGTGCTGATAGATTTAAACGAGCTCTAATTTATGAGTACTTACCAAATGAGTCATTGGagaagttcatattttcaagAGTTGTCAAGAACTATTCACTTAGTTGgaagaaacttcaagaaattgCTATAGGTATAGCAAAAGGAATTGAGTATCTTCATCAAGGTTGTGATCAAAGAATCcttcattttgatatcaaacctCATAATATTTTACTTGACCACAACTTTAATCCAAAGATTTCTGACTTTGGTTTAGCCAAATTGTGCTCCAAGGAACAAAGTGCAGTCTCTATGACAATTGTAAGGGGAACAATGGGCTATATCGCTCCAGAAGTGTTATCTAGGAATTTTGGGAATGTATCTTATAAGTcagatgtttatagttttggaatgttatTACTTGAAATGGTTGGAGGAAGGAAGAACATTGATGTTAGTGTGGAGAGTACTAGCCAAGTATACTTCCCAGAATGGATTTATAATCATTTGGATATAGGGGAAGAATTGCATATTCGAATTGAAGAAGAAGGAGATGTTGAGATTGCAAAGAAATTAGCAATTGTGGGACTTTCATGTATTCAGTGGTGTCCAGTGGATCGTCCTTCCATGAAAATTGTGGTTCAAATGTTGGAAGGAGAAGGAGACAAGTTAACCATGCCTCCTAACCCTTTTGCTTCAACAATTCCAACAAACTTGAGCAAGCCAGGAAGAGTTTTTCAACAAGAGTTGGCAATAATTTCAGAACTAGAGGAAAAATAA